Part of the Hemicordylus capensis ecotype Gifberg chromosome 7, rHemCap1.1.pri, whole genome shotgun sequence genome, tggtggagggccgGGCCCCGCAAGGCACCCCTTCAGGCCTGACTGGCCGGGAGCAGCTGCCTCAACCTGGTTGCCCGCCCGCCTCTGCAAGCCCAGGACTGCAGGTGCTCAGCCCCTGGCCCttgcccagcctcccccagcGAGCTAGGATCATCCCCAGGCGGCCTCGCAGGGAGCCAGGCCTTCGGCCCGCCTCGCGGCTGCACCAGGAAGCCCCTGCCAGCCCTCTGGCCAGCCTGCCCAGCCCGAAGGCAAGGAGGggcgtggaggaggaggaggaggagggaggagcagcagtggttccTGTAAATGGGACCTCGGCTGCCATGGGGCTGGGGGCCTGGCCCACTCTCCACTCTGCTCCCTGCCCCGAGGAGCTCTGCTGCTGCAAAAGTAGCCGCTGGCCAGAGGAGGCTGCTCTAActagcagcagcctctccagggcCCCTGCCCCAAAGCTGCCCTTCCTGAGGTGGCCAGAAGCAGAGGGCAAGCAGGACTCCTTCTGTGGCTCCTTCTGTGGCTGCGCAGAAGCAAAAGCGTTGGCCAGCGGAGCGTGAGCAGGAATCCAAACACCTGTCGGAACGGCTTCCTCTGTACAGCAGCAGCCTGTTCTTTGCATtggttgcacacacacacccctcctctaaCTTGAGATGTGTTAAACAGAGACTGTGGAGGATTGAGCCGGAGAGCTTTGTGCATTGCTGTCGGCAACTGTCCCTGCTGTACGGATGAGGTTTCCCTGGGCAATCCTGCCCCATGGCATTTGATGGGCTCCCCTTCTTCTTTCCAGTTCCTCACCATGGGCAACGTCCTGGCTGCCAGTTCCCCGGCGCCCCCTCCTGCAATTCCAGGGCCAGGCTCTGGTTTAGTGTCGGTACCACCTGGCTTTGCCATGCCCCCTGTCAGTGGGCTGGTCCCCCCATCACAAGATCGCGCCACAGAAGACAAGTGTGACCAGCTTCCCAACCCAGGCACCTTTGAGGAGTGTCATCGCAAATGCAAAGGTAAAAAAACTTCCCCTTCACCTGGTAAGGAGTGGGGGCATCTGCCACATGAGGTCTTTTTTGCAATGAAGCTGAAAAAGGGCAAGCTTATGCCATCTATCCTGTGTAGAGATCTGTGTAAAATGCATGTTTGATCATACTTCTGCTGTCTGGACTATGCACAGAGACTGGGCTTCTTGAGTTGTATGTTTTTTATTCTGCATATGGCCTCCACCTTTCTTCCCTGGGACTTAAAATGGCGTCCATCGGGGCTAttaggtggtctcccatccacaCACTGATCACATAcagacctgcttagctacagTCTCAAGGTACCTGTATCATATGCCTTCAGACCATGTACTAAAAGCATTGGAGTGAGAGCATGCCTTGAGGGTAAACTGCCCTCCAAACTGAAAATCCCAGTattgtggtggtgtttttaaaacacaaatctAAAATGTCCCACTTGCAGTATGACATGTGGTAGCAATACACACCAAAGGCTTAAGAAGCAGGAAGGAGGGCAAGTGAGTAGCAGCCCAAATCTGTTTCTTCCCAGTCCTGCCGTTGCTTTTATGTGTAGTGCTAAGAGAGTGAGCTGACAAGTCATGGAATCCTTCTTAAAGTTGGAAGGGTCCTTGGAGGTGAAAATTGAACTTCCTCTGGACAGTGCAACTGCAGGATCCCTGACAGAAGGCCGCCCAGCAGGGACCTGCACGGTACAAATAAGTCCTGTTGGGGACAGTGTGGATGCTGTCGAAGATGATGTAGAAGCATGCATTTCctgcaacggggcagcagggaggtatgctgctgccccgatgggctttttaaaaaactgacaccggcaggggggaagaggcaggagggataagtgcaccctccccccgctcttaaagggagatccCCGCCGCCTTCGAACTGCCCTGCcacgattccgtgcacatccctaacacccacccccaatttggaaaaccttcagcaaaggagagcccacccaggtgggaggcagactgttccactgtcagacAGCAATTACCgtgaggaaattcctcctaatctCTAGCCTGAATCTCCAACCCATTGGTTTTAGTTGTGCCCTCAGGAGTGACAGACAAGTCCGCTGTTCCTCCTCCAAAGCAGCAGCCTTTCAGATATTttatgataaacccctcctgtattctaccaaagaaagccacacagctttctggttgccaggagtcgacatcgactcgatggcacaactttacctttaagaactCCCCTCTGTCTTTTCTTCTCCAAGCGAAATGTACCCAACTCTCGCGTTCAGACTGTACCTTGACCATGAACTCACCGTGACTTCCGCTTCAACTCCCTCTCCGCAAACTGTAGTAATAATACTGACTTTCAGGAAGGAAGAATGGTTGAGAATGTTTGAAGTTGCTTTCTGTGTTAGATCCACCTGTTTTTCATTGTACTCTTTTTGCTCTCTTGCTCTTTAGTTTTGCaatatttgtatattgcttttggttctcaaagtagttcacaataataaaaccagACTCAGCTAGGTGTGTCTGCCAGCACAATGACTGCTCCTATAAGATGCATTGGGGCATTTGATggtttttatgcatttttattaatATGGATTGGTTTTCCTTTTAGATTGGTTTTCCTTGCCTTAGAAACCTTTCAATTGAAAAGCAGGTTTTGCATGCTTAAAATAAACCAGTAATATGTGTAAAGTATTTTGACCACTCAGAGTACTATATAAAAGTATTTTGACCACTCAGAGtactatataaatgtaaaagtattTACTGCAaggttccccccccaaaaaaataaaataaaattggaaaGAACTATGCTATACAGCAGTACAAGCTGTATgtccttgtacaaatctatggtgtggctacatctgCAGTACTGAGtatgcatacagttttggtcaccgtatcttaaggaggatattgtagaactgggaagaATGGTACTAGGGCACAAGCTTGTCTGGAAGTTGTACCCTTGATGCCGGTACTGGAGGAAGGAGGTGTTATTCCTTCAGACATGAAACTGTaggtcaggaaatttaagacctacaagaggaagtactttttacgcagcgcataattaacctatggaattcccaccagcttggatggctttaaaaggagcgtagacaaattcatggagaacaggtctagcaatggtggctgtaggccacttccagcctcagaagccagatgcctctcaataccagttgcaggggagcaacagaagaagagagggcatgccctgccctcttacctgtgggctccccataggcatctggtaggccactgtgtgaaagagaatgctggactagatgggtcttgggcctgatctagcagacctgttcttatgttctataatGTTCTTATGAAAGCTGTCCACCAGTTTGAACTGTTGCATTCCTGAGCACCATAAGCAAATGACTAGCAGATCTCATACTTGTAGTAGAGTTTTAAATGTGCCTTTGATGTGGAACAGTCATTCAACTGATCTTGTATAAGCagagaaaaaaggaggggaagagaagctGTTGAGCCAAGAAAGGGCCACAAAAAAGCCCTGGACTGAAGTGTATTGTCGGCTTGCCTGGGGACAGGAGGTCAGGCTCCACTGAGACTTctgcttcagtctccatttttgtaGAACAGCCAAGAACTCCATTCTTGGGGAGGTCCCAACAGCCCTCCTATTGAATCAGGACAGATCTGGAGAACCAGCAGCAGACACTTGTGTTTTCatccccccttcttttcttgCTCTTCCAGAATTATTTCCCATCCAGATGGAGGGTGTGAAGTTGACAGTGAACAAAGGTCTCAGCAACCACTTCCAAGTAAGAGGAACTGCTTCAAATGTACCGGCCCTCTTGAGAGGGTCCCTCTTGGAACATCTGAGagagactggctgacatcctgactaccatCTATTCAAGGAAGTTCCAATGAAACTAAAAAAACAAGTTAGGCATGCCAAACTTTAACCTTAATAGGACTTCCTTAGCCAGGATGTCAGGCACTGATTGCATTTAGATGTAAGGGTGAACCATGGCTTGCTATTGTATGTGAATCaccacaaaccttcagctccttCCTCTAGGCACATGTTTATTTCGATTTGCAGCAAACCGTACTTTGCCATGGCATCTGAATATGGAAAGACTCTAGCGCTATGTGCAAAGCATAGCATGTctgcaaaccaggatcaaactgtgGCTTAGGGTCCTGATGTGCTGGGTTTGGGTGTGGTGGCAAACTATGCTTTGCctcaagccagggagggaattgcaGTGCACAAAGGGAGGAGGAAGCATCCAAGACTTCTGCCAAGCTCCTTCCTGGACTGTCAAAGCATCATAGCCTCTCGCAGAGGTTCTCAGTGCCTAACTTCGTAAAAGAATGGTGCTAGGGCACAAGCTTGTCTGGCAGTTGTACCCCTGATGCAGGTACTGGAGGAAGGAGGTGTTATTCCTTCAGACAAGTAGGAAAGAGCATGAGATTGGGTGGCGGCGGGAGTTGAAGTCTCAAAAAGGTGCTGGAAGTGGAAAGCTATATTGTAAAATGCAATTGCTTGGTGTGTTTCAGCATTCTGCTGCCTTTAGGGCCAAAAcataatttttttcttttctgtttgttcTGGCCATTCACTCAGAGTGGAGTCACAGGTTGCGCATCAGCCTGAAAGTGGGAGGCGGGGGGAGCTGTCACTTACAAAAGCGTAGCTTCATTGCATACTCACCCCTCCAGGTGCTCCTTATGAGCCACAGGTAGCCAGGTGAGTGTATCTTTAGAAGCCGGGTCTTAATGCTACGTTCCATAAGTTTGTGATCCTTGCTGCTCTTTCATACATTTCTCTTCCTCAGGTCAATCACACGGTAGCTCTCAGCACAGTTGGTGACTCCAATTACCACTTTGGGGTGACCTACGTCGGGACAAAGCAACTTAGCCCCACGGAGGTAAGTATGTGTTCAGCCTGATGGGAATGTTATTATCAATGGGACAGCTTGGCATGTGTGGGTAATCTCAACTGGCATCCACACCCATCTGTGTTAGGACTGCCTCCTACTGTATGAGCCTGCCTGTTTACTGAGGTCATCATCAAGAACCTTCAGaaatgccaccactgaaaagcccCCACTCTGGTAACCACATGAGGGTGATTATTCACAgcggggccttttcagtggtggcaatAAAACTGTGGGAAAGCCTTGCTAGAGATTTGCTTGGTCTTCATTCATTTGGGCACCAGGTTAATTTCTCATGCGTTTGTAAATCCCACCTGTGTCCCTTTGCTTCTCTTTCAGGCCTTCCCTGTGCTGGTGGGTGACATGGATAACAGTGGCAGCCTCAATGCACAGATCATTCACCAGCTCACAAACAAAGTTCGCTCCAAGGTGGCCTTCCAGGTACAACTTGTGTCGGCTGGAGTCTCCTCTATCCATGGGTTAAGCTGCTGCCTTCTCTTCCAGAGATCTAGAGCTTTTGCTATGTGAACTTATGAGACTGCCTTATTCCAAGCCAGCCTATTGGTCCCTCTAAGCCAGTACTGTCCATATTACTTACTGGCAGTGGTTGTCCAGGGTTCCAGATGGCTCTTTCCACACATCTGGCTGGAGATGttgaggattgaacctgggacctactgcttgcaaagcaggtgctctgtcttAGAACACTAATTCAGTAAATCACCACTCATTTGGTCACCTGCACGGAGCAAGAATctccattttgctttgttttaagaTAAGAGTTCCTacctttgggtccccagaagatGATAGACTAGAACTCttctcatcctcagccacagtggctttggccaaggttgggaatcccctACTTTAAAGACCAAACATGACTCAGAGTGTGGGCAGGTAACTCCATGACTCTTTATTTGCTGGACCTGAGTTTCTCTGCCTCCCTGTTCCTCAGTTTctgctccataggaacataggaagctgccatatactgagtcagaccactggtccatcgagctcagtactgtcttcacagactggcaacagctgctccaaggttgcaggcaggaatctctctcagccctgtcttggatatgccagggagggaacttggaaccttctgcattcagatgctcttcccagagtggctccatcccctaaggggaatctcttccagtgctcacacatcaagtctccgaTTCATGTGCAACCCGGGCGgagcttgcttagctaaggggacaagtcatggttgctaccaccagaccagctctcctctccttccataTATTGCTCTTGATTCTGGACTGGCAGCATGGAAGTCAGGGACAGATTTGGCCTGGGGGCTCCAGACAGCATCTTCATTTAGATCCAGTCTGTCCATTTCTCTCCTTTGCCTCCATAAATGGGATGCCTGTGTCTTCATCCAAGGGTGCATCCCCAAGATCTCTGAATGTAGACTAGCTGCGTTTGCACTGACAATTCACTCCTGGTTTTCTGCTGAATGTATCTCTACAGTCGAGTAGTTAATGTTGGATAGCGGGCAGTTCTGCTGTTAAGTTACTCCCCAAACAAggtagaaaaatatatatatttctcttctcttcccccacccttgaaTTTCAGACGCAACAGTCCAAGTTTGTGAATTGGCAGGTGGATAGTGAATACCGGGGCGCAGACTTCACTGCTGCCGTCACACTGGGGAACCCTGACGTTTTAGTGGGTTCAGGTGAGAAAACTCCTTCCTCCGTGAAAATgtccctccccctcttcctgctgACTAAAATCCTTCCAGTGTATCTCTGTCTTGGGACACTTAGCAAGTTGCTGATCAGTGACTAATTCAGTAAATTGCCACTCATTTGGTTTGGGCCCCGGGTAcccgagggaccgcctgctcccaagggttgctgcccgcttgtcGAGGctatcggagggggctctgctccgggtgccgacaatgagggaggctcggttgtcgtgcacgcggggcagggccttctctgtggctgcccccagactctagaatgctcttctggtggccattcactcctcggtctccatcacagcttttagaaaaagtgtaaaatcttggcttttttgcccaggcatctatttgattctctgctgctgctctttatagtctgtattgcttttatgcttttgttttaaatttttaaatcagatttgtttaatattttttcccccacttaatattttaattgtgtcttttttaccatcttgtgtttagaTTTTTTTGCTGTCAACCGCCTtcggattgctttaatgaaaggcaat contains:
- the TOMM40 gene encoding mitochondrial import receptor subunit TOM40 homolog, whose translation is MGNVLAASSPAPPPAIPGPGSGLVSVPPGFAMPPVSGLVPPSQDRATEDKCDQLPNPGTFEECHRKCKELFPIQMEGVKLTVNKGLSNHFQVNHTVALSTVGDSNYHFGVTYVGTKQLSPTEAFPVLVGDMDNSGSLNAQIIHQLTNKVRSKVAFQTQQSKFVNWQVDSEYRGADFTAAVTLGNPDVLVGSGILVAHYLQSITPCLALGGELVYHRRPGEEGTVMSLAGKYTAPNWIGTLTVGQAGAHATYYHKASDQLQVGVEFEASTRMQDTSVTFGYQLDLPKANLLFKGSVDSNWIVGAALEKKLLPLPLTLAMGAFLNHRKNKFQCGFGLTIG